Proteins encoded by one window of Vidua chalybeata isolate OUT-0048 chromosome 15, bVidCha1 merged haplotype, whole genome shotgun sequence:
- the THOC3 gene encoding THO complex subunit 3 isoform X1 yields MAGTGLFLRAMQELFRANTRSREFPAHGAKVHSVAWSCCGRRLASGSFDKTASVFVLEKDRLVKENNYRGHGDSVDQLCWHPSNPDLFVTASGDKTIRIWDVRTTKCIATVNTKGENINICWSPDGQTIAVGNKDDVVTFIDAKTHRSKAEEQFKFEVNEISWNNDNNMFFLTNGNGCINILSYPELKPIQSINAHPSNCICIKFDPMGKYFATGSADALVSLWDVDELVCVRCFSRLDWPVRTLSFSHDGKMLASASEDHFIDIAEVETGEKLWEVQCESPTFTVAWHPKRPLLAFACDDKDGKYDSSREAGTVKLFGLPNDS; encoded by the exons ATGGCAGGCACCGGACTCTTTCTAAGG GCCATGCAGGAGCTGTTCCGCGCCAACACGCGGAGCCGCGAGTTCCCGGCGCACGGCGCCAAGGTGCACTCGgtggcctggagctgctgcggCCGCCGCCTCGCCTCCGGCTCCTTCGACAAGACCGCCAGCGTCTTCGTGCTCGAGAAGGACCGGCTG GTGAAGGAGAACAACTACCGGGGCCACGGGGACAGCGTggatcagctctgctggcaccCCAGCAACCCTGACCTGTTTGTCACAGCGTCAGGGGACAAAACCATCCGCATCTGGGACGTCCGCACCACCAAGTGCATCGCCACCGTCAACACCAAAG GTGAGAACATCAACATCTGCTGGAGCCCTGATGGACAGACCATTGCCGTGGGGAACAAGGATGATGTGGTCACCTTCATTGATGCCAAGACACATCGCTCCAAAGCTGAGGAACAGTTCAAGTTTGAGGTGAACGAGATCTCCTGGAACAACGATAACAACATGTTCTTCCTCACCAATGGGAATGGCTGCATCAACATCCTCAG CTACCCAGAGCTGAAACCCATCCAGTCCATCAACGCCCATCCTTCCAACTGCATCTGCATCAAGTTCGATCCCATGGGGAAGTACTTTGCCACAGGCAGTGCTGATGCATTGGTCAGCCTCTGGGATGTGGATGAGCTGGTGTGTGTGAGGTGCTTCTCCAG GCTCGACTGGCCCGTGCGGACGTTGAGCTTCAGCCACGACGGGAAGATGCTGGCCTCAGCATCAGAAGATCACTTCATTGACATTGCTGAGGTGGAGACAG GAGAGAAGCTCTGGGAGGTGCAGTGTGAGTCCCCCACCTTCACAGTGGCCTGGCACCCGAAGAGGCCACTGCTGGCCTTCGCCTGTGACGACAAAGATGGCAAATACGACAGCAGCCGGGAGGCCGGCACTGTCAAGCTTTTTGGGCTCCCCAACGACTCCTGA
- the THOC3 gene encoding THO complex subunit 3 isoform X2: MALSPYVQAMQELFRANTRSREFPAHGAKVHSVAWSCCGRRLASGSFDKTASVFVLEKDRLVKENNYRGHGDSVDQLCWHPSNPDLFVTASGDKTIRIWDVRTTKCIATVNTKGENINICWSPDGQTIAVGNKDDVVTFIDAKTHRSKAEEQFKFEVNEISWNNDNNMFFLTNGNGCINILSYPELKPIQSINAHPSNCICIKFDPMGKYFATGSADALVSLWDVDELVCVRCFSRLDWPVRTLSFSHDGKMLASASEDHFIDIAEVETGEKLWEVQCESPTFTVAWHPKRPLLAFACDDKDGKYDSSREAGTVKLFGLPNDS, encoded by the exons ATGGCGCTGTCGCCCTACGTGCAGGCCATGCAGGAGCTGTTCCGCGCCAACACGCGGAGCCGCGAGTTCCCGGCGCACGGCGCCAAGGTGCACTCGgtggcctggagctgctgcggCCGCCGCCTCGCCTCCGGCTCCTTCGACAAGACCGCCAGCGTCTTCGTGCTCGAGAAGGACCGGCTG GTGAAGGAGAACAACTACCGGGGCCACGGGGACAGCGTggatcagctctgctggcaccCCAGCAACCCTGACCTGTTTGTCACAGCGTCAGGGGACAAAACCATCCGCATCTGGGACGTCCGCACCACCAAGTGCATCGCCACCGTCAACACCAAAG GTGAGAACATCAACATCTGCTGGAGCCCTGATGGACAGACCATTGCCGTGGGGAACAAGGATGATGTGGTCACCTTCATTGATGCCAAGACACATCGCTCCAAAGCTGAGGAACAGTTCAAGTTTGAGGTGAACGAGATCTCCTGGAACAACGATAACAACATGTTCTTCCTCACCAATGGGAATGGCTGCATCAACATCCTCAG CTACCCAGAGCTGAAACCCATCCAGTCCATCAACGCCCATCCTTCCAACTGCATCTGCATCAAGTTCGATCCCATGGGGAAGTACTTTGCCACAGGCAGTGCTGATGCATTGGTCAGCCTCTGGGATGTGGATGAGCTGGTGTGTGTGAGGTGCTTCTCCAG GCTCGACTGGCCCGTGCGGACGTTGAGCTTCAGCCACGACGGGAAGATGCTGGCCTCAGCATCAGAAGATCACTTCATTGACATTGCTGAGGTGGAGACAG GAGAGAAGCTCTGGGAGGTGCAGTGTGAGTCCCCCACCTTCACAGTGGCCTGGCACCCGAAGAGGCCACTGCTGGCCTTCGCCTGTGACGACAAAGATGGCAAATACGACAGCAGCCGGGAGGCCGGCACTGTCAAGCTTTTTGGGCTCCCCAACGACTCCTGA
- the THOC3 gene encoding THO complex subunit 3 isoform X3: protein MQELFRANTRSREFPAHGAKVHSVAWSCCGRRLASGSFDKTASVFVLEKDRLVKENNYRGHGDSVDQLCWHPSNPDLFVTASGDKTIRIWDVRTTKCIATVNTKGENINICWSPDGQTIAVGNKDDVVTFIDAKTHRSKAEEQFKFEVNEISWNNDNNMFFLTNGNGCINILSYPELKPIQSINAHPSNCICIKFDPMGKYFATGSADALVSLWDVDELVCVRCFSRLDWPVRTLSFSHDGKMLASASEDHFIDIAEVETGEKLWEVQCESPTFTVAWHPKRPLLAFACDDKDGKYDSSREAGTVKLFGLPNDS from the exons ATGCAGGAGCTGTTCCGCGCCAACACGCGGAGCCGCGAGTTCCCGGCGCACGGCGCCAAGGTGCACTCGgtggcctggagctgctgcggCCGCCGCCTCGCCTCCGGCTCCTTCGACAAGACCGCCAGCGTCTTCGTGCTCGAGAAGGACCGGCTG GTGAAGGAGAACAACTACCGGGGCCACGGGGACAGCGTggatcagctctgctggcaccCCAGCAACCCTGACCTGTTTGTCACAGCGTCAGGGGACAAAACCATCCGCATCTGGGACGTCCGCACCACCAAGTGCATCGCCACCGTCAACACCAAAG GTGAGAACATCAACATCTGCTGGAGCCCTGATGGACAGACCATTGCCGTGGGGAACAAGGATGATGTGGTCACCTTCATTGATGCCAAGACACATCGCTCCAAAGCTGAGGAACAGTTCAAGTTTGAGGTGAACGAGATCTCCTGGAACAACGATAACAACATGTTCTTCCTCACCAATGGGAATGGCTGCATCAACATCCTCAG CTACCCAGAGCTGAAACCCATCCAGTCCATCAACGCCCATCCTTCCAACTGCATCTGCATCAAGTTCGATCCCATGGGGAAGTACTTTGCCACAGGCAGTGCTGATGCATTGGTCAGCCTCTGGGATGTGGATGAGCTGGTGTGTGTGAGGTGCTTCTCCAG GCTCGACTGGCCCGTGCGGACGTTGAGCTTCAGCCACGACGGGAAGATGCTGGCCTCAGCATCAGAAGATCACTTCATTGACATTGCTGAGGTGGAGACAG GAGAGAAGCTCTGGGAGGTGCAGTGTGAGTCCCCCACCTTCACAGTGGCCTGGCACCCGAAGAGGCCACTGCTGGCCTTCGCCTGTGACGACAAAGATGGCAAATACGACAGCAGCCGGGAGGCCGGCACTGTCAAGCTTTTTGGGCTCCCCAACGACTCCTGA